Proteins from a genomic interval of Clostridium sp. M62/1:
- a CDS encoding LysR family transcriptional regulator, which yields MIELYELRQFAAFAGCGTLSDAAKLLHLSQPALSRNMKKLEEELGVTLFTRTKNRLELNENGKYALQLIQKIMDDADSLPVKIREFDRKNRTLTIGVCSPAPIWILTPFIYNQYPHMTIQTEMADEEVLLEGLRNHTYHLAVLQKSPEDPQLFARECGRESLMFALPRGHRFGRRKGLSFAEMNGENMLLMSDIGFWNFVRTEKMPDSRFLTQDDRFNFSELLKASSLPAFTSDLAEKYIEADTNRIHVPISDPEAAVTYYLVCRKEERKEFHSLFSSLKTV from the coding sequence ATGATCGAACTTTATGAATTGCGCCAGTTTGCAGCCTTTGCCGGCTGCGGAACACTGTCTGATGCGGCAAAACTGCTGCATCTCTCCCAGCCGGCGCTGAGCAGAAATATGAAAAAGCTGGAGGAAGAACTGGGAGTTACACTGTTTACCCGCACAAAAAACCGGCTGGAGCTCAATGAAAACGGGAAGTATGCGCTGCAGCTGATTCAGAAGATTATGGATGATGCCGATTCCCTCCCCGTGAAGATACGAGAGTTCGACCGCAAAAACCGTACCCTCACTATTGGAGTCTGCTCTCCCGCCCCCATATGGATTCTTACCCCGTTTATTTATAACCAGTATCCTCACATGACAATTCAGACGGAAATGGCGGATGAAGAAGTGCTCTTGGAGGGACTCAGAAACCATACGTATCATCTGGCTGTGCTGCAGAAGTCACCGGAAGATCCTCAGCTTTTTGCCAGAGAGTGCGGCAGGGAATCCCTGATGTTTGCCCTGCCCAGAGGCCACCGTTTCGGAAGGAGAAAGGGTCTGTCGTTTGCGGAAATGAACGGAGAAAATATGCTTTTAATGTCAGACATTGGTTTCTGGAATTTCGTGCGGACAGAAAAGATGCCGGACTCACGTTTTCTGACTCAGGATGACCGCTTTAATTTCAGCGAACTGCTCAAAGCTTCCTCCCTGCCTGCCTTCACCTCCGACCTGGCAGAAAAGTATATCGAGGCCGATACAAACCGCATTCATGTGCCTATCTCGGATCCGGAGGCGGCTGTGACCTATTATCTGGTCTGCAGGAAAGAGGAGCGGAAGGAATTTCATAGCCTGTTTTCCTCCCTGAAGACAGTTTAA
- a CDS encoding DUF362 domain-containing protein — MRNRFLYGTMGVAVISALLSGCGSSAQKNSSAQTETVQEISAESEAETAAAKTAGEESIITNGGETIALSSLEHQTEDSESAVYYTSEISPQAMLDSYAALGEGLTGEHIAVKLSTGEPPASNYLDPDLIADLVHQVNGTIVENNTAYGGQRASTAMHYQVAEDHGFTAIADFVVLDENGSVSLPVEGGTRLSENLVGAHFPEYDGYLVLSHFKGHAMAGFGGAIKNISIGLGSQEGKCLIHTAGESRTSPWGGEQDPFTESMAEAGKSVVDALAGNILYISVMNHLSVDCDCNGNPAEPDMHDIGILASADPVALDQACVDLVYASKDDTASLIERMESRNAIHVLEHGEEIGLGSRSYRLVNIDD, encoded by the coding sequence ATGAGAAACAGATTTTTATACGGGACTATGGGAGTGGCTGTAATTTCTGCATTGCTGTCCGGGTGTGGAAGTAGCGCACAGAAAAACAGCTCAGCTCAGACAGAAACAGTACAGGAGATTTCAGCAGAATCCGAGGCTGAAACTGCGGCAGCCAAAACTGCCGGAGAGGAAAGTATTATCACCAACGGCGGAGAGACGATCGCACTTTCTTCCCTGGAGCATCAGACGGAAGATTCTGAATCGGCAGTCTACTATACCTCAGAAATCAGCCCGCAGGCCATGCTGGATTCCTATGCAGCTCTTGGCGAGGGGCTCACCGGAGAACATATCGCAGTGAAGCTCTCCACGGGTGAGCCGCCTGCCAGCAATTACCTGGATCCGGATTTAATCGCAGATCTGGTGCATCAGGTGAACGGAACCATTGTGGAAAATAACACAGCCTACGGCGGTCAGAGAGCCAGCACCGCCATGCATTACCAGGTGGCGGAGGATCACGGTTTTACCGCCATCGCCGATTTTGTGGTTCTGGATGAAAATGGTTCTGTGAGCCTTCCGGTGGAGGGCGGGACACGTCTTTCGGAAAACCTGGTGGGAGCCCATTTTCCGGAGTACGACGGCTATCTGGTTCTGTCCCACTTTAAGGGTCACGCTATGGCCGGTTTTGGAGGAGCCATTAAAAATATTTCCATCGGGCTGGGCTCCCAGGAGGGAAAATGCCTGATCCACACAGCGGGTGAGAGCCGTACCAGCCCCTGGGGCGGTGAGCAGGATCCCTTTACGGAGAGCATGGCCGAGGCTGGAAAATCCGTGGTGGATGCCCTGGCTGGAAATATTCTTTATATCAGCGTCATGAATCACCTGTCGGTGGACTGTGACTGCAATGGAAATCCGGCAGAACCGGATATGCACGATATCGGAATACTGGCCTCAGCCGATCCGGTGGCCCTGGACCAGGCGTGCGTAGATCTGGTCTATGCTTCTAAAGACGATACCGCTTCCCTGATTGAGAGAATGGAGTCCCGCAATGCCATTCACGTCCTGGAACACGGAGAGGAAATAGGCCTGGGAAGCAGAAGCTACCGACTGGTAAATATTGATGATTGA
- a CDS encoding C39 family peptidase produces MPEDQKSGFSEAVETGASAAHTIRGAIKTGKAISSAAKGAAAGGPYGAVAGAVWAGRKHIGKIIVAVIALLMLPVLFVLMLPGLIFGGLTNAFSPSDPEIPILNSETAIIENANEITFTLNGILGEALDDVLARIEADFAASGADHMEVKNAYSGGPIYNANLFISQYCAAKDKDFESISLNDLAATLRENKQHLYSYTSKQEIRESTVTDPETEEETTESETWMVYTVRYNGESYFSDVVFQLTDDQKELAADYASNLSLFLGDGLLQNLEAWTGNSITSLGDVTFTDGITPVVYYNQLDERYAGKAYGTDNIGGYGCGPTAMAIVVSSLTDDMVDPVEMAEWSYNNGYWCKSSGSYHALIPAAAGEWGLPVSGCTTAEPQRITDALANGKLVVAIMSEGHFTSSGHFIVLRGVKDGKIMVADPASYTRSEQLWDLSIILNEASRRAGAGGPFWIIG; encoded by the coding sequence ATGCCAGAAGATCAAAAAAGCGGTTTTTCCGAAGCTGTGGAGACCGGCGCCTCCGCAGCGCATACCATCCGCGGCGCAATCAAAACCGGAAAAGCTATTTCCTCCGCTGCCAAAGGCGCTGCCGCAGGCGGTCCTTACGGTGCAGTTGCAGGCGCAGTGTGGGCAGGCCGGAAGCATATCGGAAAAATCATTGTGGCAGTCATTGCCCTGCTTATGCTGCCGGTATTATTTGTTCTCATGCTCCCCGGTCTTATTTTCGGCGGACTGACCAATGCCTTTTCGCCATCTGACCCCGAAATTCCGATTTTGAATAGCGAAACAGCGATTATTGAGAACGCCAACGAGATCACCTTTACCCTCAACGGCATCTTGGGCGAGGCACTGGATGATGTACTTGCCCGGATCGAAGCTGACTTTGCGGCATCGGGAGCCGACCATATGGAGGTCAAAAATGCTTATTCCGGCGGGCCTATTTATAACGCCAACCTGTTTATCTCTCAGTATTGTGCAGCCAAAGACAAGGATTTTGAAAGCATTTCTCTAAATGACCTTGCCGCCACCCTGCGGGAAAACAAGCAGCATCTATATTCCTACACCAGCAAGCAAGAGATTCGTGAGAGCACCGTGACCGATCCGGAGACTGAGGAAGAAACAACAGAGTCAGAAACATGGATGGTCTATACTGTCCGTTACAACGGTGAGTCCTATTTTTCTGATGTTGTATTCCAGCTTACCGATGACCAAAAGGAGCTTGCAGCCGATTATGCCTCCAACCTAAGCCTGTTCTTGGGCGATGGTCTGCTGCAGAATCTGGAAGCGTGGACCGGAAACAGCATCACCTCTCTGGGCGATGTTACTTTCACCGATGGGATCACACCTGTTGTTTACTACAATCAGCTGGATGAACGCTATGCCGGTAAAGCCTATGGCACGGACAATATTGGCGGTTATGGCTGCGGCCCTACCGCTATGGCAATCGTGGTGTCCTCTCTGACAGACGATATGGTTGACCCTGTGGAGATGGCCGAGTGGTCTTACAACAACGGCTACTGGTGTAAAAGCAGTGGTTCTTACCATGCACTGATACCTGCCGCCGCTGGGGAATGGGGGCTTCCGGTTTCCGGCTGTACCACTGCGGAACCACAGCGCATCACAGACGCACTGGCTAATGGTAAACTGGTAGTAGCAATCATGTCTGAAGGCCACTTTACCTCATCCGGTCACTTCATTGTCCTGCGTGGCGTAAAAGACGGCAAGATCATGGTGGCTGACCCTGCCAGTTACACACGGAGCGAACAGCTCTGGGATCTGTCCATTATCTTAAATGAGGCCAGCCGGCGCGCTGGAGCTGGCGGTCCGTTCTGGATTATCGGCTGA
- a CDS encoding alpha/beta hydrolase — MRKQGWKRMAAVMAAMMLMTGCANSGTTAATAAATAAAEETAAETDARAADGEEDTSEEMAAVPEGALVIARQGMFSSGGTVTEPVEGEFDETTNWLDLTRAGNTAHVDHANVLYQIPANGNGNPIVYLHGYGQSRMGWMTTPDGREGWSDIFLKNGHSAFLVDQPRRGEAGSTAAMTADNIDTWSEDSKEYMPGDQAWYTHFRIGRVAPERYEGSQFPEGEEAQNQFFRQMTPNTGSYDEAVDAAALGEVMNDVYEMTGDKAIYITHSQGGRVGWSTPMEHVSAIVAIEPGGTPEIGSETYQKLLDAKIPIVIYLGDYIDNGPQDIQSTGFWKDVKDAAFEFAEAYNADGGDCTVVDLPKEGITGNSHFMFQEMNNQEIAEHIESWLAERGLN, encoded by the coding sequence ATGAGAAAACAGGGATGGAAACGGATGGCGGCTGTTATGGCGGCAATGATGCTCATGACTGGCTGCGCCAATAGCGGCACCACGGCTGCGACGGCTGCGGCAACAGCGGCTGCAGAAGAAACAGCGGCAGAGACGGATGCCAGGGCTGCAGACGGAGAGGAAGATACTTCAGAGGAGATGGCAGCCGTTCCGGAAGGAGCGCTGGTGATCGCCAGGCAGGGTATGTTCTCCTCCGGAGGTACTGTGACAGAGCCGGTGGAAGGGGAGTTTGATGAGACAACCAACTGGCTGGACTTAACAAGAGCGGGAAATACGGCTCATGTGGACCACGCCAATGTGCTCTATCAGATTCCGGCCAATGGCAACGGAAATCCGATTGTCTACCTTCATGGATATGGACAGTCCAGGATGGGGTGGATGACCACTCCTGATGGAAGAGAGGGATGGTCAGATATTTTCCTGAAAAACGGTCACAGCGCTTTTCTGGTAGACCAGCCAAGACGCGGTGAGGCAGGTTCCACAGCGGCCATGACTGCGGATAATATCGATACCTGGTCAGAGGATTCCAAGGAATACATGCCGGGCGACCAGGCGTGGTACACCCACTTCAGAATCGGCCGGGTTGCGCCGGAGCGGTATGAGGGCTCTCAGTTCCCGGAGGGAGAGGAAGCTCAGAATCAGTTTTTCCGTCAGATGACACCCAATACGGGTTCTTACGATGAGGCAGTAGATGCCGCAGCTTTAGGGGAAGTGATGAATGATGTGTATGAGATGACAGGAGACAAGGCCATCTACATTACTCATTCCCAGGGCGGCAGAGTTGGCTGGTCTACGCCAATGGAGCATGTCTCTGCGATTGTTGCCATCGAGCCGGGCGGAACGCCGGAAATCGGTTCTGAAACCTATCAGAAGCTTCTGGATGCGAAGATTCCGATTGTCATTTATCTTGGAGACTATATTGATAATGGCCCGCAGGATATCCAGTCAACCGGTTTCTGGAAAGACGTAAAAGACGCTGCATTTGAATTTGCCGAGGCATATAATGCAGACGGCGGTGACTGCACCGTTGTAGATTTGCCTAAGGAGGGCATTACCGGAAACAGCCATTTTATGTTCCAGGAGATGAATAATCAGGAGATCGCGGAACATATAGAAAGCTGGCTGGCAGAGAGAGGATTAAATTAA
- a CDS encoding aldo/keto reductase, with protein MNMEFLTLNTGAKMPLEGFGVFQIPDAAQCEEVIYNAVKTGYHLLDTAAAYMNEEAVGKGVARAIADGLVTREELFITTKVWVQDQKTEETAYEAVKASLAKLNMSYVDLILLHQPMGDYFAAYRGIEKAYKDGLTKAIGVANFYPAILANLCENVEVIPAVNQVELHPFFVQKEALENMKAYGVIPQAWGPLAEGKHGIFTDPELTKIGEKYGKSAAQVVLRWNAQRGVSIIPKSVHVERMEQNIDIWDFQLTDEEMEQIASKDLGHSEIVNHDNPAFVKMLCGMKIHE; from the coding sequence ATGAACATGGAATTTTTAACACTGAACACAGGAGCAAAGATGCCTTTGGAGGGCTTTGGCGTATTCCAGATTCCCGACGCAGCCCAGTGTGAGGAGGTTATATACAATGCAGTCAAAACGGGCTATCACCTTCTGGACACCGCTGCCGCCTATATGAACGAAGAGGCGGTTGGAAAAGGAGTGGCCAGAGCCATCGCGGATGGTCTCGTTACAAGAGAGGAGCTGTTTATCACCACCAAGGTATGGGTTCAGGACCAGAAAACAGAGGAGACTGCTTACGAGGCTGTTAAGGCTTCCCTGGCAAAGTTAAATATGTCTTATGTGGATCTTATTTTGCTTCACCAGCCTATGGGAGATTACTTTGCCGCTTACCGCGGAATCGAAAAAGCCTATAAGGACGGCCTGACAAAGGCCATCGGCGTGGCAAACTTCTATCCGGCCATCCTTGCCAATCTCTGCGAGAATGTGGAGGTGATTCCGGCGGTTAATCAGGTGGAACTCCACCCCTTCTTTGTCCAGAAAGAAGCTCTGGAAAATATGAAGGCATATGGGGTGATTCCTCAGGCATGGGGCCCCTTAGCTGAAGGAAAGCATGGAATCTTCACAGACCCGGAGCTTACAAAGATCGGGGAGAAATATGGCAAGAGCGCAGCTCAGGTAGTGCTTCGCTGGAATGCTCAGCGCGGTGTTTCCATTATCCCTAAGTCGGTACATGTGGAGCGGATGGAGCAGAATATCGATATCTGGGATTTCCAGCTGACCGATGAGGAGATGGAACAGATCGCCTCCAAAGATCTGGGGCACAGCGAGATTGTAAACCATGATAATCCGGCTTTTGTGAAAATGCTCTGCGGGATGAAGATTCACGAGTAG
- a CDS encoding EFR1 family ferrodoxin (N-terminal region resembles flavodoxins. C-terminal ferrodoxin region binds two 4Fe-4S clusters.), with amino-acid sequence MVFYFTATGNSLYVAKQLEPRPVSIAQAVHDSEKVYRAERIGIVCPVFGHEMPELVKEFLKASRFETEYFYILLTYGCLHGGASELAEKFVRTQGIQPAYINVILMVDNFLPAFDMDEERMTDKQVDVQLGRIKKDIAEKIHLISPVTEKDRAIHQAYLDFAAKTPPDALSHMYQITDECIGCGICQKVCPKGCFHLEGQKSIWEPAGCISCMACIHACPMAAIHLTMPEKNPKARYRNENISICEIIDANNQMNQEMNRRK; translated from the coding sequence ATGGTTTTCTACTTTACCGCAACTGGAAACAGTCTTTATGTGGCCAAGCAGCTGGAACCCCGTCCGGTCAGCATTGCCCAGGCAGTCCATGACAGTGAAAAGGTCTACCGGGCAGAGAGGATAGGAATCGTGTGTCCGGTATTCGGCCATGAAATGCCGGAGCTGGTAAAGGAGTTTTTGAAGGCTTCCCGCTTTGAGACAGAGTATTTCTATATTTTGCTCACCTATGGCTGTCTTCACGGAGGCGCTTCCGAGCTGGCAGAGAAATTTGTCCGGACCCAGGGTATTCAGCCTGCTTATATCAATGTGATTCTGATGGTCGATAATTTCCTGCCTGCCTTTGATATGGATGAGGAGCGGATGACTGACAAACAGGTGGATGTGCAGCTGGGACGGATCAAAAAGGACATTGCAGAGAAAATACACCTTATTTCCCCTGTGACAGAGAAAGATCGGGCCATACACCAGGCCTATCTTGATTTTGCCGCAAAAACACCGCCTGATGCCCTCTCCCATATGTATCAGATTACAGACGAGTGCATCGGATGCGGAATCTGCCAGAAGGTATGTCCAAAGGGATGTTTTCATCTGGAGGGACAGAAAAGCATCTGGGAGCCAGCGGGCTGCATCAGCTGCATGGCCTGCATCCATGCCTGCCCCATGGCGGCCATCCATCTGACCATGCCGGAAAAGAATCCGAAAGCCAGATACCGCAATGAAAATATCAGTATCTGCGAGATTATTGACGCCAACAACCAAATGAATCAGGAAATGAATAGGAGGAAATGA
- a CDS encoding fimbrial protein — MKKTKTPQTPQLQEPDTQSKRRLSLPKVAYSAFLCVMMSMIFCQPAYAATDVWTKAKEIMQDVYTQILAISTIAAIVTASVALLLMNFSRSGRTVDESRAWLKRICITWAILNGLGFIMAYVTPLFSGGQWTG, encoded by the coding sequence TTGAAGAAAACGAAAACCCCTCAAACTCCGCAGCTTCAGGAGCCGGATACCCAGTCCAAGCGCAGGCTTTCGCTGCCCAAAGTGGCTTACAGCGCCTTCCTGTGTGTGATGATGTCCATGATATTCTGCCAGCCGGCTTATGCGGCAACAGATGTATGGACCAAGGCCAAAGAGATCATGCAGGATGTATACACCCAAATCCTTGCCATCTCCACTATCGCCGCCATCGTCACTGCTTCGGTAGCCTTGCTGCTCATGAACTTCTCCCGTTCCGGACGGACGGTGGATGAAAGCCGCGCCTGGCTCAAACGAATCTGTATCACCTGGGCTATCCTCAATGGCTTGGGCTTTATCATGGCGTATGTGACGCCGCTCTTTAGTGGCGGACAATGGACAGGCTGA
- a CDS encoding permease — MIESLHREFVYLWYYFDIQFRQIFGYWVLGIFLGSCVSVFLKDKIHGFFRAMGASRLGLAGIVPASLLGIASPLCMYGTIPLAASFSRSGMRDEWLASFMMCSILLNPQLIVYSTALGTTALIVRIVSCFFCGIAAGLLLHLFFRGKAFFKFDGFDEPPSHDTDPNLFLRLAKNIGRNIRATGQYFLFGIFLSAVFQRYVPEDFMTAFFGGNEAFGVLMAATIGVPLYACGGGMIPLLQAWLADGMSMGSAAAFMITGPSTKITNLGALKIVLGAKNFVLYLVFVMAFSFITGLTVNLVV, encoded by the coding sequence ATGATTGAGTCTCTTCATCGTGAATTTGTCTACCTCTGGTATTACTTTGACATACAGTTCAGACAGATTTTCGGATACTGGGTGCTGGGGATTTTCCTCGGCTCCTGTGTATCCGTCTTTTTGAAGGACAAAATTCACGGTTTTTTTCGGGCTATGGGAGCCAGCAGACTGGGGCTTGCGGGAATTGTGCCTGCCAGTCTGCTGGGAATCGCCTCCCCTCTCTGCATGTATGGGACAATCCCTCTGGCTGCCTCCTTTTCCAGAAGCGGAATGCGCGATGAATGGCTGGCGTCCTTCATGATGTGTTCCATTCTTCTGAATCCGCAGCTGATCGTTTACAGCACGGCACTTGGGACCACTGCCCTTATAGTCCGGATTGTATCCTGCTTCTTCTGCGGAATCGCTGCCGGCCTTCTGCTCCATCTCTTCTTCAGAGGGAAAGCCTTCTTTAAGTTCGATGGTTTTGACGAGCCCCCCAGTCATGACACCGATCCCAATCTGTTTTTGCGGCTGGCAAAGAATATCGGGAGAAATATTCGGGCCACCGGCCAGTATTTTCTCTTTGGTATTTTTCTTTCCGCAGTTTTTCAGCGCTATGTACCGGAAGATTTCATGACAGCCTTTTTTGGCGGGAACGAAGCGTTCGGCGTTTTGATGGCGGCGACGATAGGGGTGCCGTTATATGCCTGCGGAGGCGGTATGATCCCTCTTTTGCAGGCGTGGCTTGCCGACGGGATGAGCATGGGGAGCGCCGCAGCATTTATGATTACAGGTCCATCTACAAAGATTACCAATCTCGGAGCGTTAAAAATTGTCCTGGGCGCGAAAAACTTTGTCCTTTACCTTGTTTTTGTTATGGCATTTTCTTTTATTACCGGTTTGACTGTAAATCTGGTGGTATAA
- a CDS encoding flavin reductase family protein, producing the protein MSARKNFGAKPFLFPQPVLIIGTYDENGKANAMNAAWGGIVGADEIMIDLSHHKTTENLMKTKAFTVSAADAEHVVACDYVGIVSGSTEPNKMEKAGFTTTKSEFVNAPIINELPVTLECELVDVIGGSKYLGRIKNVSVDERVLGEDGEISLDLFFPITYDTVHHGYYRLGERVGNAFQDGGKLK; encoded by the coding sequence ATGTCAGCAAGAAAAAATTTCGGAGCAAAACCATTTTTATTTCCACAGCCGGTTCTGATTATCGGAACCTATGATGAAAACGGAAAAGCAAATGCCATGAATGCTGCATGGGGCGGCATTGTGGGCGCAGATGAGATTATGATTGATCTTTCTCATCACAAAACTACAGAGAATCTGATGAAAACAAAGGCCTTTACGGTGAGCGCGGCAGATGCAGAGCATGTGGTGGCCTGCGATTATGTGGGAATTGTGTCCGGCAGTACTGAACCCAACAAAATGGAAAAAGCAGGATTCACCACCACAAAAAGTGAGTTTGTCAATGCGCCGATCATCAATGAACTTCCGGTTACGCTGGAATGTGAACTGGTGGATGTGATCGGTGGAAGCAAATACCTGGGCCGGATCAAAAATGTCAGTGTAGATGAGAGGGTACTTGGAGAAGATGGAGAAATCAGCCTGGATCTCTTCTTCCCGATTACCTACGACACAGTACATCATGGATATTACAGGCTTGGGGAACGGGTAGGAAATGCCTTCCAGGACGGCGGAAAGCTGAAGTAA